CATCTGTTCATAGACCTGCTTTAAACCGTTATAGGCAAGCTTGAATTCGCCACGATGATAATCGGAACGCGCCGTATTGAACATGGCCTCGGCTTCCACGAGCTTTTCAGCCTCATGTTCCAGACTATCCATCGAAACCGGAGCCGGAGCACCACTCACCACGACCTTCTTCGCCAGAATCTTGTCAGACTTTCCAAGAAGCATATCGAGACGGTAGATGATCTCTTCCTGCCTAGAATCGTTGCGTTCGGACTCGTCGGAGACACGGCGCGAAAGCATCGTGATTTCAGCCTGCATACGTTTCTGTGCAAGCGCCGACGCATCGAGCAAAGCCTTGGTCGAATCAAGTTCGGCACGCAGCGAATCGTTCTGTGCAGACAGACTCTGCACCGCGGAATCCAGGCTCGTCTGGACTTCCGCACCGACCGCCTTCATTTCCTTGGTACGGAGCACAGTCATCTGGCTGCACCCAATCAAGACCATAGCGGCAAAACCCGCAGTAAGTAGTTT
The Fibrobacter sp. UWH4 DNA segment above includes these coding regions:
- a CDS encoding tol-pal system YbgF family protein, with the protein product MTNLKLLTAGFAAMVLIGCSQMTVLRTKEMKAVGAEVQTSLDSAVQSLSAQNDSLRAELDSTKALLDASALAQKRMQAEITMLSRRVSDESERNDSRQEEIIYRLDMLLGKSDKILAKKVVVSGAPAPVSMDSLEHEAEKLVEAEAMFNTARSDYHRGEFKLAYNGLKQVYEQMKEGELAENSLYWMALCLIDVNQVDKAKKVFARMSEAFPDGQKTCPALFKLSSLYGEECDIDMQKQYLQKILSTKSCEKSPEFEQAAEMLQEILEKEDKKSAGEPVERCVPVVREPVKPTSRKSTTDGASEPTASATTESTEAAL